In Propionicimonas paludicola, a single window of DNA contains:
- a CDS encoding bile acid:sodium symporter family protein: protein MKLPRIPIDRFLLAIIAAAITASIFPASGLGEQILEWLTTAAIAILFFLYGARLSPQESLEGLKHWRLHATILSFTYVLFPLLGLGIVAVTNGWLNPSLQAGLLYLTLVPSTVQSSIAFTSIAKGNVAGAVVSASASNILGVFITPALVWLLMTRTSGVSFTTSTIVDIVLQLLVPFILGQLSRRWTAGFVKAHPELKLVDRGSIVLVVYSAFSAGMREGMWWQTTWVDLVALLVISLVILAIMLWLTWWTARRLGFSREDAIAIQFCGTKKSLASGLPMAGVLFAGSPIGLMVLPLMLFHQAQLMACSTLAGRYARTAEASESPS from the coding sequence GTGAAACTCCCCCGCATCCCGATCGACCGCTTCCTGTTGGCGATCATCGCCGCCGCGATCACCGCGTCGATCTTCCCGGCCTCGGGGCTCGGCGAACAGATCCTGGAATGGCTGACCACCGCGGCCATCGCGATCCTGTTCTTCCTCTACGGGGCCCGGCTCAGCCCGCAGGAGAGCCTGGAAGGGCTCAAGCACTGGCGGCTGCACGCGACCATCCTGAGCTTCACCTATGTGCTCTTCCCGCTACTGGGCCTGGGCATCGTGGCGGTCACCAACGGCTGGCTGAACCCGAGCCTGCAGGCCGGACTGCTCTACCTCACCCTGGTTCCCTCGACGGTGCAGTCCTCGATTGCGTTCACCTCGATCGCCAAGGGCAATGTGGCCGGTGCAGTGGTCTCGGCGTCGGCGTCGAACATCCTGGGGGTGTTCATCACCCCGGCCCTGGTCTGGTTGCTGATGACCCGGACCAGCGGGGTCAGCTTCACCACCAGCACCATCGTCGACATCGTCTTGCAGCTGCTGGTGCCGTTCATCCTGGGCCAGCTCTCCCGGCGCTGGACGGCCGGCTTCGTGAAGGCCCACCCCGAGCTGAAGCTGGTCGACCGCGGCTCGATCGTCCTGGTCGTCTACTCGGCCTTCTCGGCCGGCATGCGGGAGGGCATGTGGTGGCAGACCACCTGGGTCGACCTGGTGGCGCTGCTGGTGATCTCGCTGGTGATCCTGGCGATCATGCTGTGGCTGACCTGGTGGACGGCCCGCCGGCTGGGCTTCAGCCGCGAGGACGCCATCGCCATCCAGTTCTGTGGCACCAAGAAGTCACTGGCCTCCGGCCTACCGATGGCCGGGGTTCTGTTCGCCGGCTCGCCGATCGGCTTGATGGTCCTGCCCCTGATGCTGTTCCACCAGGCCCAGTTGATGGCCTGCTCGACGCTGGCCGGACGCTACGCCAGGACCGCGGAGGCGTCCGAGTCGCCGAGCTGA
- a CDS encoding aspartate aminotransferase family protein, translated as MIDESSFWATANRHLTRYGGGSFITEPIVSASGSWVTTAAGRKVLDFTSGQMSAILGHSHPRIVESLARAAGSLDHLYSNMISPPVVDLARRLAESLPAPLQKVQLLSTGSEANEAALRLAKLVTGGWEVVSFSRSYHGVTSGSLSATYAAGRRGYGPTMPGNLVLPTPNSYRPELIGPDGELDWRRQLDLGFAQIDAASTGALAACIVEPIISAGGLLVPPPGYLRALQEKCRERGMLLILDEAQTGLCRTGDWYAFQDEGVVPDILTLSKTLGAGLPLAAVITSAEIEQTAFERGYFFFTTHTNDPLVAAVGNTVLDVLESEELAARSRDLGRRLAARLWALGDHLPVIGDVRGRGLLQGLELVLDRESKAPAETLGDRVTQLCWEHGLHMNLARVPGLSGTFRIAPPLTISDDELELGLEILAQSLTEAVGP; from the coding sequence GTGATCGATGAGAGCAGCTTCTGGGCGACGGCCAATAGGCATCTGACCCGCTACGGCGGCGGCAGCTTCATCACCGAGCCGATCGTGTCGGCCAGCGGCAGCTGGGTGACCACGGCGGCCGGACGAAAGGTGCTGGACTTCACCTCCGGCCAGATGAGCGCGATTCTGGGCCACAGCCATCCCCGGATCGTGGAGAGCCTGGCCAGGGCCGCCGGCAGCCTGGACCACCTCTACTCGAACATGATCTCCCCGCCGGTGGTGGACCTGGCCCGGCGGCTGGCCGAGTCCTTGCCCGCTCCGCTGCAGAAGGTGCAGCTACTGAGCACCGGCTCGGAGGCCAACGAGGCGGCATTGCGCCTGGCCAAGCTGGTCACCGGCGGCTGGGAGGTGGTCTCGTTCTCGCGGTCGTATCACGGGGTCACCTCGGGCTCGTTGTCGGCCACCTATGCCGCCGGACGCCGCGGCTACGGCCCCACCATGCCGGGCAACCTGGTCCTGCCGACTCCGAACAGCTACCGCCCCGAGCTGATCGGGCCGGACGGTGAGCTGGACTGGCGACGCCAGCTCGATCTCGGCTTCGCCCAGATCGACGCCGCCTCGACCGGCGCCCTGGCCGCCTGCATCGTCGAGCCCATCATCAGTGCCGGCGGCCTGCTCGTCCCACCGCCGGGCTACCTGCGGGCGCTGCAGGAGAAGTGCCGCGAGCGCGGCATGCTGCTGATCCTCGATGAGGCTCAGACCGGCCTGTGCCGGACCGGCGACTGGTACGCCTTCCAGGACGAAGGGGTGGTGCCGGACATTCTCACCCTCTCCAAGACCCTCGGGGCCGGCCTCCCGCTGGCCGCGGTGATCACCTCCGCCGAGATCGAGCAGACCGCCTTCGAGCGTGGCTACTTCTTCTTCACAACTCACACCAACGATCCGCTGGTGGCGGCGGTCGGCAACACGGTGCTGGACGTCCTGGAGTCCGAGGAGTTGGCCGCACGCAGCCGCGACCTCGGCCGGCGACTGGCCGCGCGGTTGTGGGCATTGGGCGACCACCTCCCGGTGATTGGGGACGTCCGTGGCCGCGGCCTGCTGCAGGGCCTGGAGCTGGTACTCGACAGGGAGTCGAAGGCTCCGGCCGAGACGCTCGGTGATCGGGTGACCCAGCTCTGCTGGGAGCACGGGCTGCACATGAACCTGGCCCGGGTGCCCGGCTTGAGCGGCACCTTCCGGATCGCTCCCCCGCTGACCATCAGCGACGACGAGCTCGAACTC
- a CDS encoding TrmH family RNA methyltransferase: MIVDVAEPGDERLADYVRLRESSLRHSLEAEQGLFIAEGSKVIRRAIEAGYRPRSFLLAPRWLDDLRDLLEAVPEVPVYLVSEEVAEQVTGFHVHRGALASLHREQRHTVAGLLSSARRLVVAEEIADHANIGAIARNAAGLGWDGFLLGPRCADPLYRRSVKVSMGTVLALPWARLDDWAQAVPLLQQAGFLVAALALSDDAVSLAEFAPRAAQATRLAVLLGSEGHGLSPRWISQADQVVRIPMRAGVDSLNVAAASAIACYELGLPQS; this comes from the coding sequence GTGATCGTCGATGTCGCGGAGCCCGGGGACGAACGACTGGCCGACTATGTGAGACTGCGCGAATCGTCGTTGCGGCACAGCCTCGAAGCCGAGCAGGGCCTGTTCATCGCCGAAGGCAGCAAGGTGATCCGGCGAGCCATCGAAGCCGGCTACCGGCCGCGGTCCTTTTTGCTGGCGCCACGGTGGCTGGACGACTTGCGTGACCTGCTCGAGGCCGTCCCCGAGGTGCCGGTCTATCTGGTCAGCGAGGAGGTGGCCGAGCAGGTCACCGGCTTCCACGTGCACCGCGGTGCGTTGGCGTCCCTGCATCGAGAGCAGCGACACACGGTCGCCGGGCTACTGAGCAGCGCACGTCGGCTGGTGGTGGCCGAGGAGATCGCCGACCACGCCAATATCGGGGCGATCGCCCGCAATGCGGCCGGGCTCGGCTGGGACGGCTTCCTGCTGGGGCCGCGTTGTGCGGATCCGCTGTATCGGCGCTCGGTGAAGGTCTCGATGGGCACCGTCCTGGCGCTGCCCTGGGCGCGGCTGGACGACTGGGCGCAGGCCGTCCCGCTGCTACAGCAGGCGGGCTTCCTGGTGGCGGCGCTCGCGCTGTCGGACGACGCGGTCTCGCTGGCTGAGTTCGCTCCCCGGGCTGCGCAGGCCACCCGGCTTGCGGTGCTGCTCGGCAGCGAGGGGCATGGGCTGAGCCCGCGCTGGATCAGCCAGGCCGATCAGGTGGTGCGGATTCCGATGCGGGCCGGGGTCGACTCCCTCAACGTGGCTGCGGCAAGCGCAATCGCCTGCTACGAGCTCGGCCTTCCGCAGTCCTGA
- a CDS encoding pentapeptide repeat-containing protein, which yields MNSPASQTRAPRLTPVKLGQLIGVDDGRFADGDDDVEAVESHGFSRESLSWPTRRRLDSSRVSGLRVEQWRAHGLAMAETVLERVELVSLHAADSGWRRVEVCDSRIGSAELSGSVWRSVHFSGCKLGYLNLRDAQVSDLQFTNCLIEELDLMRSKVTRVAFSNCRLGRLELTRSTLADVDLRGAQLSDVGDLAGLSGATVSLEQLLDLAPLMAARLGVKVE from the coding sequence GTGAACAGTCCTGCATCCCAGACCCGCGCGCCCCGCCTCACTCCGGTGAAACTCGGCCAGTTGATCGGTGTCGACGACGGTCGGTTCGCCGACGGCGACGACGACGTGGAGGCGGTCGAGTCGCACGGGTTCAGCCGGGAGTCGCTGAGCTGGCCGACCCGCCGGCGGCTGGACTCGTCCCGGGTCTCCGGGCTGCGGGTCGAGCAGTGGCGAGCCCACGGCCTGGCCATGGCCGAGACCGTGCTCGAGCGAGTCGAGCTGGTGTCCTTGCACGCGGCCGACTCGGGCTGGCGCCGGGTCGAGGTGTGCGACTCCCGGATCGGATCGGCCGAGTTGTCCGGATCGGTGTGGCGCTCGGTGCACTTCAGCGGCTGCAAGCTCGGCTATCTGAACTTGCGCGACGCCCAGGTCAGTGACCTGCAGTTCACCAACTGCCTGATCGAGGAACTGGACCTGATGCGGTCCAAAGTCACCAGGGTTGCCTTCTCGAACTGCCGGTTGGGTCGCCTCGAGCTGACTCGATCCACCCTGGCCGACGTGGACCTGCGCGGCGCACAGCTCAGCGATGTCGGGGATCTGGCCGGGCTCTCCGGGGCGACCGTCTCGCTGGAGCAGTTGCTCGACCTGGCTCCGCTGATGGCGGCGCGGCTCGGCGTGAAGGTCGAGTAG